From Pan troglodytes isolate AG18354 chromosome 1, NHGRI_mPanTro3-v2.0_pri, whole genome shotgun sequence:
GTTAGCCAGGACAGGGACAGTGAGGGACACTCAGAAGACTCTGAGAGGCACTCTGGGTCGGCTTCCAGAAACCATCCTGGATCTGCGCGGCAGCAGTCAAGAGATGGCTCCAGACACCCCAGGTCCCATGATGAAGACAGAGCCAGTCATGGGCACTCTGCAGACAGCTCCAGACAATCAGGCACTCGTCACGCAGAGACTTCCTCTCGTGGACAGACTGCATCATCCCATGAACAGGCAAGATCAAGTCCAGGAGAAAGACATGGATCCCGCCACCAGCAGTCAGCAGACAGCTCCAGACACTCAGCCACTGGGCGCGGGCAAGCTTCATCTGCAGTCAGCGATCGTGGACCCCGGGGGTCTAGCGGTAGTCAGGCCAGTGACAGTGAGGGACATTCAGAAAACTCAGACACACAATCAGTGTCAGGCCACGGAAAGGCTGGGCCGAGACAGCAGAGCCACCAAGAGTCCGCACGTGGCCGGTCAGGGGAACAGTCTGGACATTCAGGGTCTTTCCTCTACCAGGTGAGCACTCATGAACAGTCTGACTCTGCCCATGGGCGGACCGGGACCAGCACTGGAGGAAGACAAGGATCGCACCACGAGCAGGCACGAGATAGCTCCAGGCATTCAGCGTCCCAAGAGGGTCAGGACACCATTCGTGGACACCCGGGGTCAAGcagaggaggaaggcagggatCCCACCACGAGCAATTGGTAAATAGGTCTGGACACTCAGGTTCCCATCACAGCCACACCACATCCCAGGGAAGGTCTGATGCCTCCCATGGGCAGTCAGGATCCAGAAGTGCAAGCAGACAAACACGTAATGAGGAACAATCAGGAGATGGCTCCAGGCACTCAGGGTCCCGTCACCATGAAGCTTCCTCTCAGGCTGACAGCTCTAGACATTCACAGGTGGGCCAGGGACAATCATCGGGGCCCAGGACAAGTAGCCACCAGGGATccagtgttagccaggacagtgaCAGTGAGGGACACTCAGAAGACTCCGAGAGGTGGTCTGGGTCTGCTTCCAGAAACCATCATGGATCTGCTCGGGAGCAGTCAAGAGATGGCTCCAGACACCCCAGGTCCCATCAAGAAGACAGAGCCGGTCACGGGCACTCTGCAGACAGCTCCAGACAATCAGGCACTCGTCACACAGAGTCTTCCTCTCGTGGACAGGCTGTGTCATCCCATGAACAGGCAAGATCAAGTCCAGGAGAAAGACATGGATCCCGCCACCAGCAGTCAGCAGACAGCTCCAGACACTCAGGCATTGGGCACGGACAAGCTTCATCTGCCGTCAGAGACAGTGGACACCGAGGGTCCAGTGGTAGTCAGGCCATTGACAGTGAGGGACATTCAGAAGACTCAGACACACAGTCAGTGTCATCCCACGGACAAGCTGGGCCCCATCAGCAGAGCCACAAAGAGTCCGCACGTGGCCAGTCAGGGGAAAGCTCTGGACGTTCAGGGTCTTTCCTCTACCAGGTGAGCTCTCATGAACAGTCTGAGTCCACATACGGACAGACTGCACCCAGCACTGGAGGAAGACAAGGATCCCGCCATGAGCAGGCACGAAACAGCTCTAGGCACTCAGCATCCCAAGACGGTCAGGACACCATTCGTGGACACCCGGGGTCAAGcagaggaggaaggcagggatCCTACCACGAGCAATCAGTAGATAGGTCTGGACACTCAGGGTACCATCACAGCCACACCACACCCCAGGGAAGGTCTGATGCCTCCCATGGGCAGTCAGGACCCAGAAGTGCAAGCAGgcaaacaagaaatgaggaacaaTCAGGAGACGGCTCCAGGCACTCAGGGTCACGTCACCATGAACCTTCCACTCGGGCCAGCAGCTCTAGACACTCACAGGTGGGCCAGGGAGAATCAGCGGTGTCCAAGACAAGCAGGCGCCAGGGATCCAGTGTTAGTCAGGACAGGGACAGTGAGGGACACTCAGAAGACTCTGAGAGGCAGTCTGAGTCTGCTTCCAGAAACCATTATGGATCTGCTCGGGAGCAGTCAAGACATGGCTCCAGGAACCCCAGGTCCCATCAAGAAGATAGAGCCAGTCATGGGCACTCTGCAGAGAGCTCTAGACAATCAGGCACTCATCACGCAGAGACTTCCTCTCATGGACAGGCTGCATCATCCCAGGAACAGGCAAGGTCAAGTCGAGGAGAAAGACATGGATCCCGCCACCAGCAGTCAGCAGACAGCTCCACAGACTCAGGCACTGGGGGCAGACAAGCTTCATCTGTAGTCGGAGACAGTGGAAACCGAGGGTCCAGTGGTAGTCAGGCCAGTGACAGCGAGGGACACTCAGAAGACTCAGACACACAGTCAGTGTCAGCCCACGGACAGGCTGGGCCCCGTCAGCAGAGCCACCAAGAGTCCACACGTGGCCAGTCAGGGGAAAGGTCTGGACGTTCAGGGTCTTTCCTCTACCAGGTGAGCACTCATGAACAGTCTGAGTCCGCCCATGGACGGACAGGGCCCAGCACTGGAGGAAGACAAAGATCCCGCCACGAGCAGGCACGAGACAGCTCCAGGCACTCAGCATCCCAAGAGAGTCAGGACATCATTCATGCACACCCGGGGTCAAGcagaggaggaaggcagggatCCCACTACGAGCAATCGGTAGATAGGTCTGGACACTCAGGGTCTCATCACAGCCACACCACGTCCCAGGAAAGGTCTAATGCCTCCCATGGGCAGTCAGGATCCAGAAGTGCCAGCAGACAAACACGTAACGAGGAACAATCAGGAGACGGCTCCAGGCACTCAGGGTCGCGTCACCATGAAGCTTCCTCTCGGGCCGACAGCTCTAGACACTCGCAGGTGGGTCAGGGACAATCATCAGGGCCCAGGACAAGCAGGAACCAGGGATccagtgttagccaggacagtgaCAGTCAGGGACACTCAGAAGACTCTGAGAGGTGGTCTGGGTCTGCTTCCAGAAACCATCATGGATCTGCTTGGGAGCAGTCAAGAGATGGCTCCAGACACCCTGGGTCCCATCAAGAAGACAGAGCCGGTCACGGGCACTCTGCAGACAGCTCCAGACAATCAGGCACTCATCACACAGAGTCTTCCTCTCGTGGACAGGCTGCGTCATCCCATGAACACGCAAGATCAAGTGCAGGAGAGAGACACGGATCCCACCACCAGCAGTCAGCAGACAGCTCCAGACACTCAGGCATTCGGCGCGGACAAGCTTCATCTGCAGTCAGAGACAGTGGACACCGAGGGTCCAGTGGTAGTCAGGCCAGTGACAGTGAGGGACATTCAGAAGAGTCAGACACACAGTCAGTGTCAGGCCATGGACAGGATGGGCCCCATCAGCAGAGCCACCAAGAGTCCGCACGTGACTGGTCAGGGGGAAGGTCTGGACGTTCAGGGTCTTTCCTCTACCAGGTGAGCACTCATGAACAGTCTGAGTCTGCCCATGGGCGGACCACGACCAGCACTGGACGAAGACAAGGATCCCACCACGAGCAGGCACGAGACAGCTCCAGGCACTCAGCGTCCCAAGAGGGTCAGGACACCATTCGTGGACACCCGGGGTCAAGcagaggaggaaggcagggatCCCACCATGAGCAATCGGTAGATAGATCTGGACACTCAGTGTCCCATCACAGCCACACCACATCCCAGGGAAGGTCTGATGCCTCCCGTGGGCAGTCAGGATCCAGAAGTGCAAGCAGACAAACTCGTAACAATGAACAATCAGGAGACGGCTCCAGGCACTCAGGGTCACGTCACCATGAAGCTGCCTCTCGGGCTGACAGCTCTAGACACTCACAGGTGGGACAGGAACAATCATCGGGGTCCAGAACAAGCAGGCACCAGGGATccagtgttagccaggacagtgaCAGTGAGAGACACTCAGACGACTCCGAGAGGTTGTCTGGGTCTGCTTCCAGAAACCATCATGGATCTTCTCGGGAGCAGTCAAGAGATGGCTCCAGACACCCCAGCTCCCATCAAGAAGACAGAGCCGGTCACGGGCACTCTGCAGACAGCTCCAGACAATCAGGCACTCGTCACACAGAGTCTTCCTCTCGTGGACAGGCTGCGTCATCCCATGAACAGGCAAGATCAAGTCCAGGAGAAAGACATGGATCCCGCCACCAGCAGTCAGCAGACAGCTCCAGACACTCAGGCATTGGGCACGGACAAGCTTCATCTGCCGTCAGAGACAGTGGACACCGAGGGTCCAGTGGTAGTCAGGCCATTGACAGTGAGGGACATTCAGAAGACTCAGACACACAGTCAGTGTCATCCCACGGACAAGCTGGGCCCCATCAGCAGAGCCACAAAGAGTCCGCACGTGGCCAGTCAGGGGAAAGCTCTGGACGTTCAGGGTCTTTCCTCTACCAGGTGAGCTCTCATGAACAGTCTGAGTCCACATACGGACAGACTGCACCCAGCACTGGAGGAAGACAAGGATCCCGCCATGAGCAGGCACGAAACAGCTCTAGGCACTCAGCATCCCAAGACGGTCAGGACACCATTCGTGGACACCCGGGGTCAAGcagaggaggaaggcagggatCCTACCACGAGCAATCAGTAGATAGGTCTGGACACTCAGGGTACCATCACAGCCACACCACACCCCAGGGAAGGTCTGATGCCTCCCATGGGCAGTCAGGACCCAGAAGTGCAAGCAGgcaaacaagaaatgaggaacaaTCAGGAGACGGCTCCAGGCACTCAGGGTCACGTCACCATGAACCTTCCACTCGGGCCAGCAGCTCTAGACACTCACAGGTGGGCCAGGGAGAATCAGCGGTGTCCAAGACAAGCAGGCGCCAGGGATCCAGTGTTAGTCAGGACAGGGACAGTGAGGGACACTCAGAAGACTCTGAGAGGCAGTCTGAGTCTGCTTCCAGAAACCATTATGGATCTGCTCGGGAGCAGTCAAGACATGGCTCCAGGAACCCCAGGTCCCATCAAGAAGATAGAGCCAGTCATGGGCACTCTGCAGAGAGCTCTAGACAATCAGGCACTCATCACGCAGAGACTTCCTCTCATGGACAGGCTGCATCATCCCAGGAACAGGCAAGGTCAAGTCGAGGAGAAAGACATGGATCCCGCCACCAGCAGTCAGCAGACAGCTCCACAGACTCAGGCACTGGGGGCAGACAAGCTTCATCTGTAGTCGGAGACAGTGGAAACCGAGGGTCCAGTGGTAGTCAGGCCAGTGACAGCGAGGGACACTCAGAAGACTCAGACACACAGTCAGTGTCAGCCCACAGACAGGCTGGGCCCCGTCAGCAGAGCCACCAAGAGTCCACACGTGGCCAGTCAGGGGAAAGGTCTGGACGTTCAGGGTCTTTCCTCTACCAGGTGAGCACTCATGAACAGTCTGAGTCCGCCCATGGACGGACAGGGCCCAGCACTGGAGGAAGACAAAGATCCCGCCACGAGCAGGCACGAGACAGCTCCAGGCACTCAGCATCCCAAGAGAGTCAGGACATCATTCATGCACACCCGGGGTCAAGcagaggaggaaggcagggatCCCACTACGAGCAATCGGTAGATAGGTCTGGACACTCAGGGTCTCATCACAGCCACACCACGTCCCAGGAAAGGTCTAATGCCTCCCATGGGCAGTCAGGATCCAGAAGTGCCAGCAGACAAACACGTAACGAGGAACAATCAGGAGACGGCTCCAGGCACTCAGGGTCGCGTCACCATGAAGCTTCCTCTCGGGCCGACAGCTCTAGACACTCGCAGGTGGGTCAGGGACAATCATCAGGGCCCAGGACAAGCAGGAACCAGGGATccagtgttagccaggacagtgaCAGTCAGGGACACTCAGAAGACTCTGAGAGGTGGTCTGGGTCTGCTTCCAGAAACCATCATGGATCTGCTTGGGAGCAGTCAAGAGATGGCTCCAGACACCCTGGGTCCCATCAAGAAGACAGAGCCGGTCACGGGCACTCTGCAGACAGCTCCAGACAATCAGGCACTCATCACACAGAGTCTTCCTCTCGTGGACAGGCTGCGTCATCCCATGAACACGCAAGATCAAGTGCAGGAGAGAGACACGGATCCCACCACCAGCAGTCAGCAGACAGCTCCAGACACTCAGGCATTGGGCACGGACAAGCTTCATCTGCAGTCAGAGACAGTGGACACCGAGGGTCCAGTGGTAGTCAGGCCAGTGACAGTGAGGGACATTCAGAAGACTCAGACACACAGTCACTGTCAGCCCACGGACAGGCTGGGCCCCATCAGCAGAGCCACCAAGAGTCCACACGTGGCCGGTCAGCGGAAAGGTCTGGACGTTCAGGGTCTTTCCTCTACCAGGTGAGCACTCATGAACAGTCTGAGTCTGCCCATGGACGGACCGGGACCAGCACTGGAGGAAGACAAAGATCCCTCCACGAGCAGGCACGAGACAGCTCCAGGCACTCAGTGTCCCAAGAGGGTCAGGACACCATTCATGGACACGCGGGGTCAAGCAGTGGAGGAAGGCAGGGATCCCACTATGAGCAATTGGTAGATAGGTCTGGACACTCAGGGTCTCATCACAGCCACACCACATCCCAGGGAAGGTCTGATGCCTACCATGGGCAGTCAGGATCCAGAAGTGCAAGTAGACAAACTCATAACGATGAACAGTCAGGAGACGGCTTCAGGCACTCAGGGTCGCATCACCATGAAGCTTCCTCTCGGGCCGACAGCTCTAGACACTCGCAGGTGGGCCAGGGACAATCAGAGGGGCCCAGGACAAGTAGGCACCGGGAATccagtgttagccaggacagtgaCAGTGAGGGACACTCAGAAGACTCTGAGAGGTGGTCTGGGTCTGCTTCCAGAAATCATCATGGATCTGCTCGGGAGCAGTCAAGAGATGGCTCCAGACACCCCAGGTCCCATCACGAAGACAGAGCTGGTCATGGGCACTCTGCAGACAGCTCCAGACAATCAGGCACTCGTCACACACAGACTTCCTCTGGTGGACAGGCTGCGTCATCCCATGAACAGGGAAGATCAAGTGCAGGAGAAAGACATGGATCCCGCCACCAGCAGTCAGCAGACAGCTCCAGACACTCAGGCATTGGGCACGGACAAGCTTCATCTGCAGTCAGAGACAGTGGACACCGAGGGTACAGTGGTAGTCAGGCCAGTGACAGTGAGGGACATTCAGAAGACTCGGACACACAGTCAGTGTCAGCCCACGGACAGGCTGGGTCCCATCAGCAGAGCCACCAAGAGTCCGCACGTGGCCGGTCAGGGGAAAGGTCTGGACGTTCAGGATCTTTCCTCTACCAGGTGAGCACTCATGAACAGTCTGAATCCTCCCATGGATGGACAGGGCCCAGCACTAGAGGAAGACAAGGATCCCGCCATGAGCAGGCACAAGACAGCTCCAGGCACTCAGCATCCCAAGAGGGTCAGGACACCATTCGTGGACACCCGGGGCCAAGcagaggaggaaggcaggggTACCACCACGAGCAATCGGTAGATAGCTCTGGACACTCAGGGTCCCATCACAGCCACATCACATCCCAGGGAAGCTCTCATGCCTCCCATGGGCAGTCAGGATCCAGAAGTGCAAGCAGAACAACACGTAATGATGAACAATCAGTAGACGGCTCCAGGCACTCAGGGTCGCGTCACCATGAAGCTTCCACTCATGCCGACATCTCTAGACACTCACAGGCAGGCCAGGGACAATCAGAGGGGTCCAGGACAAGCAGACGCCAGGGATccagtgttagccaggacagtgaCAGTGAGGGACATTCAGAAGACTCTGAGAGGTGGTCTGGGTCTGCTTCCAGAAACCATCGTGGATCTGCTCAGGAGCAGTCACGAGATGGCTCCAGACACCCCAGGTCCCATCACGAAGACAGAGCCGGTCACGGGCACTCTGCAGACAGCTCCAGACAATCAGGCACTCATCACGCAGAGACTTCCTCTGGTGGACAGGCTGCATCATCCCGTGAACAGGCAAGATCAAGTCCAGGAGAGAGACACGGATCCCGCCACCAGCAGTCAGCAGACAGCTCCAGACACTCAGGCATTCGGCGCGGACAAGCTTCATCTGCAGTCAGAGACAGTGGACACTGGGGGTCCAGTGGTAGTCAGGCCAGTGATAGTGAGGGACATTCAGAAGAGTCAGACACACAGTCAGTGTCAGGCCATGGACAGGATGGGCCCCATCAGCAGAGCCACCAAGAGTCTGCACGTGACCGGTCAGGGGGAAGGTCTGGACGTTCAGGGTCTTTCCTCTACCAGGTGAGCACTCATGAACAGTCTGAGTCCACCCATGGGCAGACCGGTACCAGCACTGGAGGAAGACAAGGATCCCACCACGAGCAGGCACGAGACAGCTCCAGGCACTCAGCGTCCCAAGAGGGTCAGGACACCATTCATGCACACCCGGGGTCAAGcagaggaggaaggcagggatCCCACCACGAGCAATCGGTAGATACGTCTGGACACTCAGGGTCCCATCACAGCCACACCACATCCCAGGGAAGGTCTGATGCCTCCCATGGGCAGTCAGGATCCAGAAGTGCAAGCAGACAAACTCGTAATGACGAACAATCAGGAGACGGCTCCAGGCACTCAGGGTCGCATCACCATGAAGCTTTCACTCAGGCGGACAGCTCTAGACACTCACAGTCCGGCCAGGGCGAATCAGCGGGGTCCAGGAGAAGCAGGCGCCAGGGATccagtgttagccaggacagtgaCAGTCAGGGACACTCAGAAGACTCTGAGAGGTGGTCTGGGTCTGCTTCCAGAAACCAACATGGATCTGCTCGGGAGCAGTCAAGAGATGGCTCCAGACACCCTGGGTCCCATCAAGAAGACAGAGCCGGTCACGGGCACTCTGCAGACAGCTCCAGACAATCAGGCACTCGTCACACAGAGTCTTCCTCTCGTGGACAGGCTGCGTCATCCCATGAACAGGCAAGATCAAGTGCAGGAGAAAGACATGGATCCCGCCACCAGCTCCAGTCAGCAGACAGCTCCAGACACTCAGGCATTGGGCATGGACAAGCTTCATCTGCAGTCAGAGACAGTGGACACCGAGGGTCCAGTGGTAGTCAGGCCATTGACAGTGAGGGACATTCAGAAGACTCAGACACACAGTCAGTGTCAGCCCAGGGACAAGCTGGGCCCCATCAGTGGAGCCACAAAGAGTCTGCACGTGGCCAGTCAGGGGAAAGCTCTGGACGTTCAGGGTCTTTCCTCTACCAGGTGAGCACTCATGAACAGCCTGAGTCCACCCATGGACAGTCTGCGCCCAGCACTGGAGGAAGACAAGGATCCCACCATGATCAGGCACAAGACAGCTCCAGGCACTCAGCATCCCAAGAGGGTCAGGACACCATTCGTGGACACCCGGGGCCAAGCAGAGGAGGAAGACAGGGGTCCCACCACAAGCAATCGGTAGATAGGTCTGGACACTCAGGGTCCCATCACAGCCACACCACATCCCAGGGAAGGTCTGATGCCTCCCGTGGGCAGTCAGGATCCAGAAGTGCAAGCAGACAAACACATGACAAGGAACAATCAGGAGACGGCTCTAGGCACTCAGGGTCGCGTCATCATGAAGCTTCCTCTTGGGCCGACAGCTCTAGACACTCACAGGCAGGCCAGGGACAATCAGAGGGGTCCAGGACAAGCAGGCGccagggatccagttttagccaGGACAGTGACAGTGAGGGACACTCAGAAGACTCTGAGAGGCGGTCTGGGTCTGCTTCCAGAAACCATCGTGGATCTGCTCAGGAGCAGTCAAGAGATGGCTCCAGACACCCCAGGTCCCATCACGAAGACAGAGCCGGTCACGGGCACTCTGCAGACAGCTCCAGACAATCAGGCACTCATCACGCACAGAATTCCTCTGGTGGACAGGCTGCATCATTCCATGAACAGGCAAGATCAAGTGCAGGAGAGAGACATGGATCCCACCACCAGCAGTCAGCAGACAGCTCCAGACACTCAGGCATTGGGCACGGACAAGCTTCATCTGCAGTCAGAGACAGTGGACACCGAGGGTCCAGTGGTAGTCAGGCCAGTGACAGTGAGGGACATTCAGAAGACTCAGACACACAGTCAGTGTCAGCCCATGGACAGGCTGGGCCCCATCAGCAGAGCCACCAAGAGTCCACACGTGGCCGGTCAGCAGAAAGGTCTGGACGTTCAGGGTCTTTCCTCTACCAGGTGAGCACTCATGAACAGTCTGAGTCTGCCCATGGACGGACTGGGCCCAGCACTGGAGGAAGACAAGGATCCCGCCACGAGCAGGCACGAGACAGCTCCAGGCACTCAGCGTCCCAAGAGGGTCAGGACACCATTCATGGACACCCGGGGtcaaggagaggaggaagacagGGATCCTACCACGAGCAATCAGTAGATAGGTCTGGACACTCAGGGTCCCATCACAGCCACACCACATCCCAGGGAAGGTCTGATGCCTCCCATGGGCAGTCAGGATCCAGAAGTGCAAGCAGACAAACACGTAACGAGCAACAGTCAGGAGACGGCTCCAGGCACTCAGGGTCGCGTCACCATGAAGCTTCCACTCAGGCTGACAGCTCTAGACACTCACAGTCCGGCCAGGGCGAATCAGCGGGGTCCAGGAGAAGCAGGCGCCAGGGATccagtgttagccaggacagtgaCAGTGAGGCATACCCAGAGGACTCTGAGAGGCGATCTGAGTCTGCTTCCAGAAACCGTCATGGATCTTCTCGGGAGCAGTCAAGAGATGGCTCCAGACACCCCGGATCCTCTCACCGTGATACAACCAGACATGTACAGTCTTCACCTGTACAGTCAGACTCTAGTACCGCTAAGGAACATGGTCACTTTAGTAGTCTTTCACAAGATTCTGCGTATCGCTCAGGAATACAGTCACGTGGCAGTCCTCACAGTTCTAGTTCTTATCATTATCAATCTGAGGGCACTGAAAGGCAAAAAGGTCAATCAGGTTTAGTTTGGAGACATGGCAGCTATGGTAGTGCAGATTATGATTATGGTGAATCCGGGTTTAGACACTCTCAGCACGGAAGTGTTAGTTACAATTCCAATCCTGTTGTTTTCAAGGAAAGATCTGATATCTGTAAAGCAAGTGCATTTGGTAAAGATCATCCAAGGTATTATGCAACGTATATTAATAAGGACCCAGGTTTATGTGGCCATTCTAGTGATATATCGAAACAACTGGGATTTAGTCAGTCACAGAGATACTATTACTATGAGTAAGAAATTAATGGCAAAGGAATTAATCCAAGAATAGAAGAATGAAGCAAGTTCACTTTCAATCAAGAAACTTCATAATACTTTCAGGGAAGTTATCTTTTCCTGTCGATCTGTTTAAAATATGCTATAGTATTTCATTAGTTTGGtggtagtttatttttattgtgtaatGATCTTTAAATGctatatttcagaaatattaaatggaaGAAATCAATATCATGGAGAGCTAACTTTAGAAAACTAGCTGGAGTATTTTAGGAGATTCTGGGTCAagtaatgttttatgtttttgaaagTTTAAGTTTTAGACACTCTCCAAATTTCTAAATTAATCTTTTTCAGAAATATCGAAGGagccaaaaatataaaacagttctGTATACCAAAG
This genomic window contains:
- the FLG gene encoding filaggrin, which translates into the protein MSTLLENIFAIINLFKQYSKKDKNTDTLSKKELKELLEKEFRQILKNPDDPDMVDVFMDHLDIDHNKKIDFTEFLLMVFKLAQAYYESTRKENLPISGHKHRKHSHHDKHEDNKQEENKENRKRPSSLERRNNRKGNKGRSKSPRETGGKRHESSSEKKERKGYSPTHREEEYGKNHHNSSKKQKNKTENTRLEDNRKRLSERIEEKEDNEEGGYDYENTGRMTQKWIQSGHIATYYTIQDEAYDTTDNLLEENKIYERSRSSDDKSSSQVNRSRHENTSQVPLQESRTRKRRGSRVSQDRDSEGHSEDSERHSGSASRNHPGSARQQSRDGSRHPRSHDEDRASHGHSADSSRQSGTRHAETSSRGQTASSHEQARSSPGERHGSRHQQSADSSRHSATGRGQASSAVSDRGPRGSSGSQASDSEGHSENSDTQSVSGHGKAGPRQQSHQESARGRSGEQSGHSGSFLYQVSTHEQSDSAHGRTGTSTGGRQGSHHEQARDSSRHSASQEGQDTIRGHPGSSRGGRQGSHHEQLVNRSGHSGSHHSHTTSQGRSDASHGQSGSRSASRQTRNEEQSGDGSRHSGSRHHEASSQADSSRHSQVGQGQSSGPRTSSHQGSSVSQDSDSEGHSEDSERWSGSASRNHHGSAREQSRDGSRHPRSHQEDRAGHGHSADSSRQSGTRHTESSSRGQAVSSHEQARSSPGERHGSRHQQSADSSRHSGIGHGQASSAVRDSGHRGSSGSQAIDSEGHSEDSDTQSVSSHGQAGPHQQSHKESARGQSGESSGRSGSFLYQVSSHEQSESTYGQTAPSTGGRQGSRHEQARNSSRHSASQDGQDTIRGHPGSSRGGRQGSYHEQSVDRSGHSGYHHSHTTPQGRSDASHGQSGPRSASRQTRNEEQSGDGSRHSGSRHHEPSTRASSSRHSQVGQGESAVSKTSRRQGSSVSQDRDSEGHSEDSERQSESASRNHYGSAREQSRHGSRNPRSHQEDRASHGHSAESSRQSGTHHAETSSHGQAASSQEQARSSRGERHGSRHQQSADSSTDSGTGGRQASSVVGDSGNRGSSGSQASDSEGHSEDSDTQSVSAHGQAGPRQQSHQESTRGQSGERSGRSGSFLYQVSTHEQSESAHGRTGPSTGGRQRSRHEQARDSSRHSASQESQDIIHAHPGSSRGGRQGSHYEQSVDRSGHSGSHHSHTTSQERSNASHGQSGSRSASRQTRNEEQSGDGSRHSGSRHHEASSRADSSRHSQVGQGQSSGPRTSRNQGSSVSQDSDSQGHSEDSERWSGSASRNHHGSAWEQSRDGSRHPGSHQEDRAGHGHSADSSRQSGTHHTESSSRGQAASSHEHARSSAGERHGSHHQQSADSSRHSGIRRGQASSAVRDSGHRGSSGSQASDSEGHSEESDTQSVSGHGQDGPHQQSHQESARDWSGGRSGRSGSFLYQVSTHEQSESAHGRTTTSTGRRQGSHHEQARDSSRHSASQEGQDTIRGHPGSSRGGRQGSHHEQSVDRSGHSVSHHSHTTSQGRSDASRGQSGSRSASRQTRNNEQSGDGSRHSGSRHHEAASRADSSRHSQVGQEQSSGSRTSRHQGSSVSQDSDSERHSDDSERLSGSASRNHHGSSREQSRDGSRHPSSHQEDRAGHGHSADSSRQSGTRHTESSSRGQAASSHEQARSSPGERHGSRHQQSADSSRHSGIGHGQASSAVRDSGHRGSSGSQAIDSEGHSEDSDTQSVSSHGQAGPHQQSHKESARGQSGESSGRSGSFLYQVSSHEQSESTYGQTAPSTGGRQGSRHEQARNSSRHSASQDGQDTIRGHPGSSRGGRQGSYHEQSVDRSGHSGYHHSHTTPQGRSDASHGQSGPRSASRQTRNEEQSGDGSRHSGSRHHEPSTRASSSRHSQVGQGESAVSKTSRRQGSSVSQDRDSEGHSEDSERQSESASRNHYGSAREQSRHGSRNPRSHQEDRASHGHSAESSRQSGTHHAETSSHGQAASSQEQARSSRGERHGSRHQQSADSSTDSGTGGRQASSVVGDSGNRGSSGSQASDSEGHSEDSDTQSVSAHRQAGPRQQSHQESTRGQSGERSGRSGSFLYQVSTHEQSESAHGRTGPSTGGRQRSRHEQARDSSRHSASQESQDIIHAHPGSSRGGRQGSHYEQSVDRSGHSGSHHSHTTSQERSNASHGQSGSRSASRQTRNEEQSGDGSRHSGSRHHEASSRADSSRHSQVGQGQSSGPRTSRNQGSSVSQDSDSQGHSEDSERWSGSASRNHHGSAWEQSRDGSRHPGSHQEDRAGHGHSADSSRQSGTHHTESSSRGQAASSHEHARSSAGERHGSHHQQSADSSRHSGIGHGQASSAVRDSGHRGSSGSQASDSEGHSEDSDTQSLSAHGQAGPHQQSHQESTRGRSAERSGRSGSFLYQVSTHEQSESAHGRTGTSTGGRQRSLHEQARDSSRHSVSQEGQDTIHGHAGSSSGGRQGSHYEQLVDRSGHSGSHHSHTTSQGRSDAYHGQSGSRSASRQTHNDEQSGDGFRHSGSHHHEASSRADSSRHSQVGQGQSEGPRTSRHRESSVSQDSDSEGHSEDSERWSGSASRNHHGSAREQSRDGSRHPRSHHEDRAGHGHSADSSRQSGTRHTQTSSGGQAASSHEQGRSSAGERHGSRHQQSADSSRHSGIGHGQASSAVRDSGHRGYSGSQASDSEGHSEDSDTQSVSAHGQAGSHQQSHQESARGRSGERSGRSGSFLYQVSTHEQSESSHGWTGPSTRGRQGSRHEQAQDSSRHSASQEGQDTIRGHPGPSRGGRQGYHHEQSVDSSGHSGSHHSHITSQGSSHASHGQSGSRSASRTTRNDEQSVDGSRHSGSRHHEASTHADISRHSQAGQGQSEGSRTSRRQGSSVSQDSDSEGHSEDSERWSGSASRNHRGSAQEQSRDGSRHPRSHHEDRAGHGHSADSSRQSGTHHAETSSGGQAASSREQARSSPGERHGSRHQQSADSSRHSGIRRGQASSAVRDSGHWGSSGSQASDSEGHSEESDTQSVSGHGQDGPHQQSHQESARDRSGGRSGRSGSFLYQVSTHEQSESTHGQTGTSTGGRQGSHHEQARDSSRHSASQEGQDTIHAHPGSSRGGRQGSHHEQSVDTSGHSGSHHSHTTSQGRSDASHGQSGSRSASRQTRNDEQSGDGSRHSGSHHHEAFTQADSSRHSQSGQGESAGSRRSRRQGSSVSQDSDSQGHSEDSERWSGSASRNQHGSAREQSRDGSRHPGSHQEDRAGHGHSADSSRQSGTRHTESSSRGQAASSHEQARSSAGERHGSRHQLQSADSSRHSGIGHGQASSAVRDSGHRGSSGSQAIDSEGHSEDSDTQSVSAQGQAGPHQWSHKESARGQSGESSGRSGSFLYQVSTHEQPESTHGQSAPSTGGRQGSHHDQAQDSSRHSASQEGQDTIRGHPGPSRGGRQGSHHKQSVDRSGHSGSHHSHTTSQGRSDASRGQSGSRSASRQTHDKEQSGDGSRHSGSRHHEASSWADSSRHSQAGQGQSEGSRTSRRQGSSFSQDSDSEGHSEDSERRSGSASRNHRGSAQEQSRDGSRHPRSHHEDRAGHGHSADSSRQSGTHHAQNSSGGQAASFHEQARSSAGERHGSHHQQSADSSRHSGIGHGQASSAVRDSGHRGSSGSQASDSEGHSEDSDTQSVSAHGQAGPHQQSHQESTRGRSAERSGRSGSFLYQVSTHEQSESAHGRTGPSTGGRQGSRHEQARDSSRHSASQEGQDTIHGHPGSRRGGRQGSYHEQSVDRSGHSGSHHSHTTSQGRSDASHGQSGSRSASRQTRNEQQSGDGSRHSGSRHHEASTQADSSRHSQSGQGESAGSRRSRRQGSSVSQDSDSEAYPEDSERRSESASRNRHGSSREQSRDGSRHPGSSHRDTTRHVQSSPVQSDSSTAKEHGHFSSLSQDSAYRSGIQSRGSPHSSSSYHYQSEGTERQKGQSGLVWRHGSYGSADYDYGESGFRHSQHGSVSYNSNPVVFKERSDICKASAFGKDHPRYYATYINKDPGLCGHSSDISKQLGFSQSQRYYYYE